In Fusobacterium canifelinum, a genomic segment contains:
- a CDS encoding MIP/aquaporin family protein, with protein sequence MSNMSLYIGEFVGTTLLLLLGNGVNMTCSLKHSYGKGGGWIVTTFGWGFAVMIPAYVTGWVSGAHMNPALTIALAVTGKFPGELVFGYIIAQMLGGIVGATLAYLTYKVQMDEEPEAGVKLGVFSTGPSIDVPVWNVVTEIIATALLLIGVLAIGYGEVGIQPGNGAFFVGLLIVIIGMATGGATGYALNPARDLGPRIAHAILPIKGKGGSNWKYSWVPVVGPIIGAVLGAVIFDAFIAAVI encoded by the coding sequence ATGAGTAATATGAGTTTGTATATTGGAGAATTTGTTGGAACAACACTTTTATTATTGTTAGGGAATGGGGTTAATATGACTTGTAGCCTTAAACATAGCTATGGAAAAGGTGGAGGATGGATAGTTACCACTTTTGGTTGGGGTTTTGCTGTAATGATTCCAGCTTATGTTACAGGTTGGGTATCTGGAGCACATATGAATCCTGCTTTAACTATAGCCTTGGCTGTAACAGGAAAATTTCCTGGAGAGTTAGTTTTTGGTTATATCATTGCACAAATGTTAGGTGGAATTGTTGGAGCAACTTTAGCTTATCTTACTTATAAAGTTCAAATGGATGAAGAACCTGAAGCAGGAGTAAAACTTGGAGTTTTCTCAACAGGTCCTTCTATTGATGTCCCTGTATGGAATGTTGTTACAGAAATTATTGCCACTGCATTATTATTGATAGGTGTATTAGCTATAGGTTATGGAGAAGTAGGCATTCAACCTGGTAATGGAGCATTTTTTGTTGGACTTTTAATTGTTATAATAGGTATGGCAACAGGAGGAGCAACAGGATATGCACTTAATCCTGCAAGAGATTTAGGGCCAAGAATAGCTCATGCTATACTTCCAATAAAAGGAAAAGGTGGTTCTAATTGGAAATATTCTTGGGTTCCAGTTGTAGGTCCAATCATTGGAGCAGTTTTAGGAGCTGTTATCTTTGATGCATTTATTGCAGCAGTTATATAA
- a CDS encoding aldehyde dehydrogenase family protein: MEFEVNNIEEIVELIMKKMSESGVSTSNNSTNGVFENVDEAIAEAKKAQTVLFSSKLELRERIIDSIRDTLKTHITELSELAVKETGMGRVADKELKNRIAIEKTPGLEDLKAFAFSGDDGLTVMELSPYGVIGAITPSTNPSETVICNSIGMIAAGNAVIFAPHPGAKRTSIRAVELINEAIKKAGGPDNLVVTIAEPSIENTEKIIANPNIKMVVATGGPGVVKTVMSSGKKAIGAGAGNPPVLVDETADIEKAAKDIIAGCSFDNNLPCTAEKEVIAVDSIVNYLIFEMQKNGAYLLKDKELIEKLLSIVLKNNSPDRKYVGKDAKYLLKQIGIEVGDEIKVIIVETDKSHPFAVEELLMPILPIVKVKDALEGIKVAKELEKGLRHTAVIHSKNIDILSKYAREMETTILVKNGPSYAGIGIGGEGHVTFTIAGPTGEGLTSARSFARNRRCVLVGGFSIK; this comes from the coding sequence ATGGAATTTGAAGTAAATAATATAGAAGAAATAGTAGAGTTAATAATGAAAAAAATGTCTGAAAGTGGTGTCTCTACTTCAAATAATTCTACAAATGGGGTATTTGAAAATGTAGATGAAGCTATTGCTGAGGCAAAGAAAGCTCAAACAGTTTTATTCTCTTCAAAACTTGAATTGAGAGAAAGAATTATTGACTCAATAAGAGATACATTAAAAACTCATATTACTGAATTATCTGAACTTGCTGTAAAAGAAACTGGTATGGGTAGAGTTGCTGATAAGGAATTAAAAAATAGAATTGCTATTGAAAAAACACCTGGTTTAGAAGATTTAAAAGCTTTTGCTTTCAGTGGAGACGATGGACTTACTGTTATGGAACTATCTCCTTATGGAGTGATTGGAGCTATAACTCCTTCAACAAACCCAAGTGAAACAGTAATCTGTAATTCTATTGGAATGATAGCTGCTGGAAATGCTGTTATATTTGCCCCTCACCCTGGAGCTAAAAGAACTTCAATTAGGGCTGTTGAACTTATAAATGAAGCTATAAAAAAAGCTGGAGGACCTGATAATTTAGTAGTTACTATTGCAGAACCTAGTATAGAAAATACTGAGAAAATAATAGCAAACCCTAATATTAAAATGGTTGTTGCAACAGGAGGACCAGGGGTTGTAAAAACTGTTATGTCTAGTGGTAAAAAAGCAATAGGAGCTGGAGCAGGAAATCCACCAGTTTTAGTTGATGAAACTGCTGATATAGAAAAAGCTGCAAAAGATATAATTGCAGGCTGTAGTTTTGACAATAATCTTCCTTGTACAGCTGAAAAAGAAGTTATTGCTGTTGACTCAATAGTAAATTATTTAATTTTTGAAATGCAAAAAAATGGTGCATATCTTTTAAAAGATAAAGAACTTATAGAAAAATTATTATCTATAGTTTTAAAAAATAATTCACCAGATAGAAAATATGTTGGAAAAGATGCTAAATATCTTCTAAAACAAATAGGAATAGAAGTGGGAGATGAAATTAAAGTTATAATTGTTGAAACAGATAAAAGTCACCCATTTGCTGTTGAAGAATTATTGATGCCTATTCTTCCAATAGTAAAAGTTAAAGATGCCTTAGAAGGAATTAAAGTTGCTAAAGAACTAGAAAAAGGCTTAAGACATACAGCTGTAATTCATTCTAAAAATATTGACATATTATCAAAATATGCAAGAGAAATGGAAACAACAATACTTGTTAAAAATGGACCTTCTTATGCTGGAATAGGAATAGGCGGAGAAGGACATGTGACATTTACAATAGCAGGACCAACAGGAGAAGGACTTACATCTGCTAGAAGCTTTGCAAGAAATAGAAGATGTGTTCTTGTTGGAGGATTCTCAATAAAATAA
- a CDS encoding GlcG/HbpS family heme-binding protein, translated as MDINLIKNYIEKSDFDENVILNTDITKNLEKSIFNNIDEAIELIKKLDKFIDNQDFSNILKELSKKFLLIKDKKNISFETKNLETCILKYSNILSLNDEYKIPEENEEVLIAYLLYIIVKKIQRRFLLLSKSREIKLELINYISKSCYFFHIVYKFIQEKVMVKYVIELVSEKLSSIDIDNSLSLEKARKIIRAGEKKAKEMNIAAVFAVVNPEGNLIIEERMDNAILVSVEVAYKKAYTAAALKLNTQDLTALVQPGAMFYGLQSDPKYIVFGGGMLLKVDGKIVGAVGVSGGSAQEDMEIAKACVKAFETI; from the coding sequence ATGGATATAAACTTAATAAAAAACTATATTGAAAAATCTGACTTTGATGAAAATGTCATTTTAAATACCGATATTACTAAAAATTTAGAAAAAAGTATTTTTAATAATATAGATGAGGCAATAGAACTTATTAAAAAGCTTGATAAATTTATAGATAATCAAGATTTTTCAAATATATTAAAAGAGCTTTCTAAAAAATTTTTACTTATAAAAGATAAAAAAAATATATCTTTTGAAACTAAAAATTTAGAAACCTGTATTCTAAAATATTCTAATATTCTTTCTTTAAATGATGAATATAAAATTCCAGAAGAAAATGAAGAAGTTTTGATAGCTTATCTTCTATATATAATTGTTAAAAAGATTCAAAGAAGATTTCTTTTACTTTCTAAAAGCAGAGAAATTAAATTAGAACTAATAAACTATATAAGTAAAAGTTGTTATTTTTTCCATATTGTATATAAATTTATACAAGAAAAAGTTATGGTTAAGTATGTTATAGAACTTGTTTCTGAAAAACTATCTTCTATAGATATAGATAATAGTTTATCTTTAGAAAAAGCTAGAAAAATTATTAGAGCAGGTGAAAAGAAAGCAAAAGAAATGAATATTGCAGCTGTCTTTGCTGTTGTAAATCCTGAAGGAAATCTAATAATAGAAGAAAGAATGGATAATGCAATATTAGTAAGTGTTGAAGTTGCATATAAAAAAGCTTATACTGCTGCTGCACTAAAATTAAATACTCAAGACTTAACAGCACTAGTTCAACCAGGAGCTATGTTCTATGGCTTACAATCAGATCCAAAATATATTGTTTTTGGTGGAGGTATGCTTTTAAAAGTTGATGGAAAGATAGTTGGAGCAGTAGGAGTAAGTGGAGGAAGTGCTCAAGAAGATATGGAAATAGCAAAGGCTTGTGTAAAAGCTTTTGAAACTATTTAA
- a CDS encoding EutN/CcmL family microcompartment protein, protein MFLAKIVGKIVSVTKNEGLHGKKILIAVPINMNNEVIGGEIISLDNVGAGIGDKVLIATGDVARFAFDDKKDYPIDSAIISIVDSVEQS, encoded by the coding sequence ATGTTTCTAGCAAAAATAGTAGGAAAAATAGTATCTGTAACAAAAAACGAAGGCTTACACGGAAAAAAAATATTGATTGCCGTTCCAATCAATATGAATAATGAAGTTATTGGAGGAGAAATTATAAGTCTTGATAATGTTGGGGCTGGAATAGGAGATAAGGTACTTATAGCAACAGGTGATGTTGCAAGATTTGCCTTTGATGATAAAAAAGACTATCCAATAGATTCTGCAATAATTTCAATAGTTGATAGTGTAGAGCAATCTTAG
- a CDS encoding flavoprotein: MELEKIIEYIAQEVIKKINSQNLIEDCSPKEKILVAINGSTNNLEQVVLELKKISKNYDLSLVFSEVAKDIIGENLFSEFHIIKDFSIKNYDEILSKHNIILLPLLTKNTVAKLVVGIRDNAITNLVSKALLLKKRVIAAYDSCIVNNKVPYAKLINSNVETLKNYGLIFIQAKELADYMLNKKDFEINSLRNKNVITVNNLKDLYNKKIVISKNTVVTTLAKEKAKENNIVFEEK; encoded by the coding sequence ATGGAACTAGAAAAAATTATTGAATATATAGCACAAGAAGTTATTAAAAAAATAAATTCTCAAAATTTAATTGAAGATTGTAGTCCAAAAGAAAAAATTTTAGTTGCTATAAATGGAAGCACTAACAACTTAGAACAAGTAGTTTTAGAGCTAAAAAAAATCTCTAAAAATTATGATTTAAGTCTAGTTTTTTCTGAGGTAGCAAAAGATATTATAGGTGAAAATTTATTTTCAGAATTTCATATAATAAAAGACTTCTCAATAAAAAATTATGATGAAATTTTATCTAAACACAATATAATTCTCCTTCCACTACTTACAAAGAATACGGTTGCAAAGCTAGTTGTTGGAATAAGGGATAATGCCATCACTAATTTAGTTTCAAAGGCTTTATTGCTAAAAAAAAGAGTAATTGCAGCCTATGATTCTTGTATAGTAAATAATAAAGTTCCTTATGCAAAACTAATAAATTCAAATGTTGAGACATTGAAAAATTATGGTTTAATATTTATACAAGCTAAGGAATTGGCAGACTATATGTTGAATAAAAAAGATTTTGAAATAAACTCTTTAAGAAATAAGAATGTAATAACAGTTAATAATCTTAAAGATTTATATAATAAAAAAATTGTTATTTCTAAAAATACTGTTGTAACAACTTTGGCAAAAGAAAAAGCTAAAGAAAATAATATAGTATTTGAAGAAAAATAA
- the pduL gene encoding phosphate propanoyltransferase, whose product MKDIRGIIKEVLEEVISDDVVIGVSNRHIHLSQKDLETLFGKDYKLSKMKDMKQPGQFATNEKVDIIGPKGKFIGVRIIGPVRKETQVEISITDSFKLGLTPPIRQSGDLEGTPGIKIVGPKGEIEIPKGVIVAGRHIHMPKYIANIKGYKDGDIVKIETYGERKIIMCNVILRVGEKMTKEMHIDVDEANAAGLKNNDYVKIIRE is encoded by the coding sequence ATGAAGGATATCAGAGGGATTATTAAAGAGGTGTTAGAAGAAGTAATCTCTGATGATGTGGTGATAGGAGTTTCAAATAGGCATATACATCTTTCCCAAAAAGATTTAGAAACACTTTTTGGGAAAGATTATAAGCTAAGTAAAATGAAAGATATGAAACAACCTGGGCAATTTGCAACAAATGAAAAAGTAGATATCATAGGTCCTAAAGGTAAATTTATAGGAGTTAGAATAATAGGACCTGTGAGAAAAGAAACCCAAGTTGAAATTTCAATAACTGATAGTTTTAAACTTGGTTTAACTCCTCCAATCAGACAATCAGGAGACTTAGAAGGAACACCTGGAATTAAAATAGTTGGTCCAAAGGGAGAAATAGAAATACCAAAAGGTGTTATAGTTGCAGGAAGACATATCCATATGCCAAAGTATATAGCTAACATAAAAGGCTATAAAGATGGAGATATCGTTAAGATTGAAACTTATGGAGAAAGAAAAATTATTATGTGCAATGTTATTTTAAGAGTTGGTGAAAAAATGACAAAAGAAATGCACATAGATGTAGATGAAGCTAATGCAGCTGGTTTAAAAAATAATGACTATGTAAAAATAATCAGAGAATAA
- the pduA gene encoding propanediol utilization microcompartment protein PduA: MSNALGMIETKGLVGAIEAADAMTKSANVELVGYEKIGSGLVTVMVRGDVGAVKAAVDAGAAAAERVGEVKSVHVIPRPHTDTEKLLPKLDK, from the coding sequence ATGAGTAATGCATTAGGTATGATAGAAACTAAAGGACTTGTTGGAGCTATAGAAGCTGCGGATGCTATGACTAAATCAGCAAATGTTGAATTAGTAGGTTATGAAAAAATAGGTTCAGGACTTGTAACTGTCATGGTTAGAGGAGATGTAGGAGCTGTTAAAGCTGCTGTTGATGCAGGTGCTGCTGCTGCTGAAAGAGTCGGAGAAGTAAAATCTGTTCACGTTATCCCAAGACCACACACAGATACAGAAAAATTATTACCAAAATTAGATAAGTAA
- a CDS encoding BMC domain-containing protein has translation MLEALGLIEVVGLVGAIEAADTASKAADVKVIGYELTKGSGMVLVKIVGGVSAVKSAVEAASVAAERVTQIVSKHVIARPSDELDKILNVEKEEVIKEEIIDNNETDEVNEILEEIKEIQVVKGSKKHKNKK, from the coding sequence ATGTTAGAGGCACTTGGACTTATTGAAGTAGTCGGGTTAGTTGGAGCAATAGAGGCAGCAGATACTGCAAGTAAAGCTGCTGATGTAAAAGTTATAGGCTATGAATTGACCAAAGGCTCAGGAATGGTTCTTGTAAAAATAGTTGGAGGAGTTTCAGCAGTAAAATCAGCTGTTGAAGCTGCAAGTGTAGCTGCTGAAAGAGTAACACAAATAGTTAGTAAACATGTTATTGCAAGACCCTCTGATGAATTAGACAAAATTTTAAATGTTGAAAAAGAAGAAGTTATTAAAGAAGAAATTATTGACAATAATGAGACTGATGAAGTCAATGAAATTTTGGAAGAAATAAAAGAAATTCAAGTTGTAAAAGGAAGTAAAAAACATAAAAATAAAAAATAA
- a CDS encoding glycerol dehydratase reactivase beta/small subunit family protein → MTISIREDLMKEEKNPIGINIYYNKNLAIDKRIKTILCGIEEEEIPFILIPDDEDNVKILGDRAAKSSKLGVGIGINSNEVTLYQEKLGIEKPLFECSLNSSDYILRAIGTNGARLIKGNPFIII, encoded by the coding sequence ATGACTATCAGTATAAGAGAAGATTTAATGAAAGAAGAAAAGAACCCCATAGGTATAAATATTTACTATAATAAAAACTTAGCTATTGATAAACGAATAAAAACTATTCTATGTGGAATAGAAGAAGAAGAAATACCTTTTATCTTAATTCCAGATGATGAAGACAATGTAAAAATCTTAGGAGATAGAGCAGCTAAATCATCAAAATTAGGAGTTGGTATAGGTATAAATTCAAATGAAGTAACTCTTTATCAAGAAAAATTAGGTATTGAAAAACCTTTATTTGAATGTAGTCTAAATAGCTCTGATTATATATTGAGAGCAATAGGAACAAATGGAGCAAGGCTAATAAAAGGGAATCCATTTATAATAATTTAA
- a CDS encoding diol dehydratase reactivase subunit alpha, which translates to MKLIVGIDIGNATTESTLAEVDGENIKVLGSSIEKTTGIKGTKENIKGVYQSLHKLFEKTGRNLDELSLIRINEAAPVIGDVAMETITETIITESTMIGHNPSTPGGIGVGVGVSVLLNEIDDSFINKDVIALVPENIDFESAAFKINQLSSKGINIKGAIIQKDDAVLVNNRLDHKIPIVDEVLHFDRIPLNMLTALEVADKGKVISMLSNPYGIATLFNLSSEETKMVVPISRALIGNRSAVVIKTPKGDVKSRIIPAGTIHIEGQMKNKIVSLDNGAETIMSVLEQCYPVIDIWGEKGTNAGGMLERVRIVMAQLTNQDPKNIKIQDLLAVNTFVPQKVKGGIAEEFSMENAIGLAAMVKADKLQMEMIAMELQNKINKKVVVGGVEAEMAIIGALTTPGTAKPLAIIDMGAGSTDASIMTIDNKISSCHLAGAGNMVTMLIDKELDINNIELSEDIKKYPLAKVESLFHIRHEDGSVQFFEETLNPSVFARVVILKEGKMIPLDSNQSLEKIKNVRREAKEKVFVTNTLRALKKVIPSGNIRDIDYVVLVGGSALDFEIPQMVTEALSHFGVVAGKGNIRGVEGPRNAVATGLALSYKGE; encoded by the coding sequence ATGAAACTTATTGTGGGAATAGATATAGGGAATGCAACAACAGAAAGTACTCTTGCAGAAGTTGATGGAGAAAATATAAAAGTCTTAGGCAGTAGCATAGAAAAAACAACAGGTATAAAAGGAACTAAAGAAAATATAAAAGGTGTCTATCAATCTTTACATAAACTATTTGAAAAAACTGGAAGGAACTTAGATGAGCTTTCACTTATAAGAATAAATGAAGCAGCTCCAGTAATTGGCGATGTTGCCATGGAAACTATCACTGAAACAATAATAACCGAATCAACGATGATTGGTCATAATCCTTCTACACCAGGAGGAATAGGGGTGGGAGTTGGGGTATCAGTTCTTTTAAATGAAATAGATGATAGTTTCATAAATAAAGATGTAATAGCACTTGTACCTGAAAATATTGATTTTGAAAGTGCAGCCTTTAAAATAAATCAATTAAGTTCAAAAGGAATTAATATAAAAGGAGCTATTATCCAAAAAGACGATGCTGTCTTAGTTAATAATAGATTGGACCATAAAATTCCAATAGTTGATGAAGTTTTACACTTTGATAGAATCCCTCTAAATATGCTAACAGCATTAGAAGTGGCAGATAAAGGAAAAGTTATTTCAATGTTATCAAATCCTTATGGAATAGCAACTCTATTTAACCTAAGTTCAGAAGAAACAAAAATGGTAGTTCCAATTTCTAGAGCACTTATTGGGAATAGATCAGCAGTTGTTATAAAAACTCCAAAAGGAGATGTAAAATCAAGAATTATCCCAGCAGGTACAATTCATATAGAAGGACAGATGAAAAATAAAATAGTTTCATTAGATAATGGAGCAGAAACTATCATGTCAGTCCTTGAACAATGCTATCCTGTTATAGATATCTGGGGAGAAAAAGGAACTAATGCAGGTGGAATGCTTGAAAGAGTCAGAATCGTCATGGCTCAACTTACTAATCAAGATCCTAAGAATATAAAAATTCAAGACTTGTTAGCAGTTAACACTTTTGTTCCACAAAAAGTTAAAGGTGGAATAGCAGAAGAATTTTCTATGGAAAATGCTATTGGGCTTGCTGCTATGGTAAAAGCTGATAAATTACAAATGGAAATGATAGCAATGGAGCTACAAAATAAGATAAATAAAAAAGTTGTAGTTGGTGGAGTTGAAGCTGAAATGGCAATTATAGGGGCTTTAACTACACCTGGAACAGCAAAACCATTAGCAATAATTGATATGGGAGCAGGTTCAACAGATGCTTCTATAATGACAATAGATAATAAAATATCTTCTTGTCATTTAGCAGGAGCAGGTAATATGGTAACTATGCTTATAGATAAAGAATTAGATATAAATAATATTGAACTTTCAGAGGATATTAAAAAATATCCTTTGGCAAAAGTTGAAAGTCTATTTCATATAAGACATGAAGATGGAAGTGTACAATTCTTTGAAGAAACTCTTAATCCTAGTGTATTTGCAAGAGTAGTTATTTTAAAAGAAGGTAAAATGATTCCTTTGGACTCAAATCAAAGTTTAGAAAAGATTAAAAATGTAAGAAGAGAAGCTAAGGAGAAAGTTTTTGTAACTAATACACTAAGAGCTTTGAAAAAAGTTATACCTAGTGGAAATATAAGAGATATAGATTATGTAGTTTTAGTTGGAGGTTCAGCACTTGACTTTGAAATACCTCAAATGGTCACAGAAGCCCTATCACATTTTGGTGTGGTAGCAGGAAAGGGTAATATAAGAGGAGTTGAAGGACCAAGAAATGCTGTTGCAACTGGACTAGCTCTATCATATAAGGGGGAATAA
- a CDS encoding diol dehydratase small subunit, which produces MDQELLERMVKEVMASLAGNSSINNEVAPKSTNKVNRQDYPLSIKRTDLVKSATGKKLEDITIENVMNGKIGAEDCRIAPETLEMQAQIAESVGRHAFARNLRRAAELIAVPDTRVLEIYNALRPYRSTKVELLAIADELEDKYNAKVNAQLVREAAELYEKRDRLRKD; this is translated from the coding sequence TTGGATCAAGAATTATTAGAAAGAATGGTAAAAGAAGTTATGGCTTCTTTAGCAGGAAATAGCAGTATAAATAATGAAGTCGCTCCAAAGAGTACAAATAAAGTAAATCGTCAAGATTATCCTTTAAGTATAAAAAGAACAGATTTAGTTAAATCTGCAACAGGGAAAAAATTAGAAGATATTACTATTGAAAATGTTATGAATGGAAAAATTGGAGCAGAAGATTGTAGAATAGCTCCTGAAACTCTTGAAATGCAAGCTCAAATAGCTGAAAGTGTTGGTAGACATGCTTTTGCAAGAAATTTGAGAAGAGCTGCTGAACTTATAGCAGTTCCTGATACAAGAGTATTAGAAATATACAATGCTTTAAGACCATATAGATCTACAAAAGTAGAATTACTAGCAATAGCAGATGAATTAGAAGATAAATACAATGCAAAAGTTAATGCTCAACTTGTAAGAGAAGCAGCTGAATTATATGAAAAAAGAGATAGATTAAGAAAAGACTAA
- a CDS encoding propanediol/glycerol family dehydratase medium subunit, producing MQLNDKDIRNIIEEVVKRYLSSSENSEIKDAPVNNTIRAEERVGNKLELIDEGQAQKGTRSDEVIIAVAPAFGIYQTETITHIPHADVLKEIMAGIEEEGLVPRVIRVLRTSDVSILANDGAKLSGSGIGIGIQSKGTAVIHQKDLFPLTNLELFPQAPLIQREHYRMIGKNAAKYAKGESPKPVPQMNDQMARPKYQSIAALLHIKETEHVKVNAKPIQLKVVFK from the coding sequence ATGCAACTAAATGATAAAGATATTAGAAATATCATAGAAGAAGTAGTAAAAAGATATTTAAGTAGCTCTGAAAATTCTGAAATAAAAGATGCTCCTGTTAATAATACAATAAGAGCAGAAGAAAGAGTTGGAAATAAATTAGAATTAATTGATGAAGGACAAGCTCAAAAAGGAACAAGAAGTGATGAAGTTATAATCGCAGTAGCTCCTGCTTTTGGAATATATCAAACAGAAACTATAACTCATATACCACATGCTGATGTTTTAAAAGAAATTATGGCAGGTATAGAAGAAGAAGGTTTAGTTCCAAGAGTTATAAGAGTATTAAGAACATCTGATGTTTCAATACTTGCAAATGATGGAGCAAAATTAAGTGGTTCAGGAATAGGCATAGGAATACAATCAAAAGGAACAGCTGTTATACACCAAAAGGATTTATTCCCATTGACTAACTTAGAATTGTTCCCACAAGCTCCTTTAATTCAAAGAGAACATTATAGAATGATAGGAAAAAATGCAGCTAAGTATGCAAAAGGAGAATCTCCTAAGCCAGTTCCACAAATGAATGACCAAATGGCTAGACCTAAATACCAATCAATAGCAGCATTATTACATATAAAAGAAACTGAACATGTAAAGGTTAATGCAAAACCAATTCAATTAAAAGTAGTATTTAAATAA
- a CDS encoding propanediol/glycerol family dehydratase large subunit, with amino-acid sequence MKSKRFEVLGNRPVNKDGYVKEWPEVGLIAMNSPLDPKPSIVIENEKVIELDGKKRENFDLLDYFIADYGIVLKNAEKVMAMDSLVIAKKLVDINITRDEVLEITLSLTPAKMAEVIGKLSVLEMMMAVNKMRARKTPSNQCHVTNLRDLPVQIAADAAEAALRGFAEQETTVAVARYAPFNAISLLIGAQAGRPGILTQCAVEEATELLLGMRGLTSYAETVSVYGTEPVFIDGDDTPWSKTFLASAYASRGLKMRYTSGSGSEVLMGYAEGCSMLYLECRCLFITKGAGVQGIQNGSVSCIGVPGAVPGGIREVLGENLVAMLLDLECASSNDQTFTHSDLRRVARSLMQMIPGTDFICSGYSSTPNYDNMFAGSNWDAEDYDDWNIIQRDLKIDAGLKPVREEEVIKVRNKAARAIQAVFDALGFPEITDEEVEAATYAHGSKDIPERDMVADMKAASEMMERGITGIDIVKALKSKGFDDLADSLLKLMKLRVSGDHLHTSAILDKDFNVISAVNDRNDYTGPGTGYQISAERWAELSNIENAVDASKIK; translated from the coding sequence ATGAAGTCTAAACGTTTTGAGGTATTAGGTAATAGACCTGTTAATAAAGATGGATATGTAAAGGAATGGCCAGAAGTTGGATTAATAGCAATGAATTCACCTTTAGATCCAAAACCAAGTATAGTTATAGAAAATGAAAAAGTTATAGAATTAGATGGTAAAAAGAGAGAAAATTTTGATTTATTAGATTATTTCATAGCTGACTATGGAATAGTATTAAAAAATGCTGAAAAAGTTATGGCTATGGACTCATTAGTAATAGCTAAAAAACTTGTTGATATAAATATTACAAGAGATGAAGTATTAGAAATTACTTTATCTTTGACGCCTGCAAAAATGGCAGAAGTAATTGGAAAATTATCAGTTCTTGAAATGATGATGGCAGTTAATAAGATGAGAGCAAGAAAAACTCCTTCTAATCAATGCCATGTTACAAACTTAAGAGACCTTCCAGTACAAATAGCTGCTGATGCTGCAGAAGCTGCATTAAGAGGATTTGCTGAACAAGAAACAACTGTTGCAGTTGCAAGATATGCTCCATTTAATGCAATTTCGTTACTTATTGGAGCTCAAGCAGGTAGACCTGGAATTTTAACTCAATGTGCGGTTGAAGAAGCAACAGAACTTCTATTAGGAATGAGAGGACTTACATCTTATGCTGAAACAGTTTCAGTTTATGGAACAGAACCTGTGTTTATTGACGGAGATGATACTCCTTGGTCAAAAACTTTCCTAGCTTCAGCTTATGCTTCAAGAGGATTAAAGATGAGATATACATCTGGATCTGGTTCAGAAGTATTAATGGGATATGCTGAAGGTTGCTCAATGTTATACCTAGAATGTCGTTGTTTATTTATAACAAAGGGAGCAGGTGTTCAAGGAATACAAAATGGATCTGTTAGTTGTATTGGAGTGCCAGGAGCTGTACCAGGTGGTATAAGAGAAGTTTTAGGAGAAAACTTAGTTGCAATGTTACTTGACCTTGAATGTGCTTCAAGTAATGACCAAACATTTACTCACTCAGATTTGAGAAGAGTTGCAAGATCTTTAATGCAAATGATACCAGGAACTGACTTTATCTGTTCAGGATATAGTTCAACTCCTAACTATGACAATATGTTTGCTGGTTCTAACTGGGATGCTGAAGACTATGATGACTGGAACATAATTCAAAGAGACTTAAAAATAGATGCTGGATTAAAACCAGTTAGAGAAGAAGAAGTAATAAAAGTAAGAAATAAAGCAGCTAGAGCTATACAAGCAGTATTTGATGCTTTAGGCTTCCCTGAAATAACAGATGAAGAAGTTGAAGCAGCTACTTATGCTCATGGAAGTAAAGATATACCTGAAAGAGATATGGTTGCAGATATGAAGGCAGCTAGTGAAATGATGGAAAGAGGAATAACAGGTATAGATATAGTTAAAGCTCTAAAATCAAAAGGTTTTGATGATTTAGCAGACAGTTTATTAAAATTAATGAAACTTAGAGTATCTGGAGACCATTTACATACATCTGCAATCTTAGATAAAGATTTCAATGTAATAAGTGCTGTAAATGATAGAAATGACTATACAGGACCTGGAACTGGATACCAAATTTCTGCTGAAAGATGGGCTGAACTTTCAAATATTGAAAATGCAGTGGATGCATCAAAGATTAAATAG